GCAGCGGCCATCCGAAATACCTCACCGGCATTAAATGTGCCGTCAATCGCCTGGACAGGGCATTTTGCCGTACAGATACCGCAGCCGACGCAGGTATTCTTGTCTATGGCGTGTTTTTTCTTCGGATCACCCGACGCCGCATTTACCGGACATACCTTTGAGCATATCTGGCAGCCGATGCAATTGTCCATGACAAATGCCTTCGGTCGCTTGGGGATAAAATCCCTTATCGCATTCGTCGGACAGGGAGCAACACACAATCCGCATACCTTGCATTTGTCTAAGTCTATTCTCGACACGTTACTCGAAACCGAGGGAGCATCGAAGGGACAAATCTTCACGCATTTCCCGCAGGCGATGCAGCCGACCTGACAATTTTTCTTCGTATCGGCGCCCTTGTCTTTTGAATGACAGGAGACGAGGACCTGCCGCGAGGCCGGAAGAACCTCGATGACTCTCTTCGGGCATGCCTGCTCGCACTTCCTGCAGCCGGTGCATTTTGCGATGTCAACGACCGGCAGATGGTCATCGCTCATGGTGATCGCTCCGAAGGGGCAGACCCGCGCGCATGTTCCGTAACCGAGACATCCGTAAGCGCACGCCTTGTCACCGCCTCCTGCGAGAACAGCGGCGCGGCAATCCTGAACACCCTCATATTTGAACTTCTTAACGGACTTCGACCATCCTCCCTGACACATTATCCGCGCATAAATCGGTTCCCTCGCTTCGGCCTTCTTGCCGGTAATCAAGGCAACCGCCTCGGCGCCTCTCGCCCCGGCGGGCGTGCAGAGATTCGGCGGGACATCGGGATTATTCACCACAGCCTCCGCATACTGTTCACAGCCAGCATAGCCGCAGGCGCCGCAATGGGCATGGGCGAGGACGTCCTTCACTTGTTCCACCTTAGGATTTATCTGGACGGAAAATCTCTTTGCGGCAAAGGCGAGACCGAGACCGAACACGGCCCCCACGCCAGCGAGGAAGACCGATGTGAATTTGAGAAGGGGGATTACGTCGACATGTTCTTTCGCTTCGACCCCGCCGCCGACACCGGCGTAAAGCAAGGAAGCAGAGCAGATCATGAGGAAACATGCGAGGGAAACGGTCTTTCTTATCATCGAACCGCCTGGCATAATTATCGTACTGTTTA
The sequence above is a segment of the Thermodesulfovibrionales bacterium genome. Coding sequences within it:
- a CDS encoding Fe-S cluster domain-containing protein; the encoded protein is MIRKTVSLACFLMICSASLLYAGVGGGVEAKEHVDVIPLLKFTSVFLAGVGAVFGLGLAFAAKRFSVQINPKVEQVKDVLAHAHCGACGYAGCEQYAEAVVNNPDVPPNLCTPAGARGAEAVALITGKKAEAREPIYARIMCQGGWSKSVKKFKYEGVQDCRAAVLAGGGDKACAYGCLGYGTCARVCPFGAITMSDDHLPVVDIAKCTGCRKCEQACPKRVIEVLPASRQVLVSCHSKDKGADTKKNCQVGCIACGKCVKICPFDAPSVSSNVSRIDLDKCKVCGLCVAPCPTNAIRDFIPKRPKAFVMDNCIGCQICSKVCPVNAASGDPKKKHAIDKNTCVGCGICTAKCPVQAIDGTFNAGEVFRMAAAKKAEKTVAA